GGCCTTCCGCGAGACGGGCACTGCCGGGCGCTACGACGCCTACATCACCGTGACGGGCGGCGGCCCCAGCGGTCAGGCCGACGCGATCAAGCTCGGCATTGCCCGTGCGCTCCTGAAGGTCAACCCCGACTTCCGCGCCCAGATGAAGCCCAAGGGCCTCCTGACCCGCGACCCCCGCGAGGTCGAGCGCAAGAAGTACGGCCTCAAGAAGGCCCGCCGCGCTCCCCAGTTCAGCAAACGCTGATTCGGACGCGGTCCCGAGAGTCCCCCTTCCCGAGTGGAGGGGGACTTTTCTGTGGCGTGTCCTCTACACTTTCCCGCGATGGCTGGGCCGCTGATCGACCTCCAGAACGTCACCGTGCGGGTGGGCGGAGAGACGCCGCTGCGAGGCGTGACCCTGCGGGTCTGGCCCGGCGAGGCGCTGCGGCTGGAGGGACCGAACGGCGGCGGCAAGACGACCCTGCTGCGGCTGCTGGCGGGCGAGGTTGCTCCGGTGGGCGGCGAGCGGGTCTACGGGCTGGGCGGGCAGACACGGCGTTCGGCGGTGCGGGCACGGCAGACATTGAGCGTGGTGGGGCTGGACGCCGAAGCCTTCTACCTAACGCGCGACTGGCTCCAGACCGTGCGGGACGTGCTGCTGGCGGGGTTTGAGGGGGGCACCCTGCGCCTGTGGACGCCGACGCCGGAAGCGCAGGCGAGGCTGGCCGAGGTCGCCGCGCTGACGGGCGTGTCGGGTTGGCTGGACCGCGACTTCCGCACCCTCAGCCACGGGCAGCGGCGGCGGGCCATGCTGGCACGGGCCCTGATGCCCCAGCCGGAAGTGCTCCTGCTCGACGAGTTCACCGACGGGCTGAGCGCCGGGGCACAGGAGGGACTGGGACAGGTGCTGCGCGAGGTTCACGGGTCGGGCGTCACGGTCGTCCTCGCCACCCACCGCCCGCAGGAGGCACCGGAACTGCCCTGGCGACGGCTGCGGGTGGAGGGGGGGACGGTGCGGGAGACGGAGGGCACCCACCGGACCCGCCTCTCCCCCACCCCCCTTCCCCGACCTCCTGGCGAGGGCGACCTCGTGCGGCTGCGGGACGTGGAGGTTTACCGGAACGGGCGGCGGGCGCTGGGGCCGCTCTCGTGGACATGGCGGGCGGGCGAGCACTGGCTGGTGACGGGCGAGAACGGCAGCGGCAAAAGCACGCTGGCACGGCTGATTTCCGGGGAGCTGCACCCCGCGCTGGGTGGGCGGGTGGAGCGGCCCTTCCTGGCCCGCGACCGGCTGACCGAGCGCCGCCGCACGGTCGGGCTGATCTCCGCCGAGGTCGGCGTGCGGCAGCGGCGGGGCTGGACCGGCCGTGAGGTGATCGGCAGCGCGTGGGGCGGGACCGAGGGGTTTGCGCCGAACCTCACGACGGAGCAGACGGCGCGGGTGGAAGCGCTGGCGGGGCACCTCGGCGTGACCGACCTGCTCGGCCGCCCCGCCAACACGCTCTCGCAGGGGCAATTGCGGCGGCTCCTGCTCGCGCGGGCGGTGGCCCACCGTCCCCGCCTGCTGATCCTCGACGAGGGGCTGGACTTTCTGGATGCCGAGGCCCGCACCCGGTTCC
This region of Deinococcus sp. HSC-46F16 genomic DNA includes:
- the rpsI gene encoding 30S ribosomal protein S9 — translated: MAIEQFYGTGRRKAAVARVFLRAGEGKIIVNGKEFQTYFRGLLRAVHALQAFRETGTAGRYDAYITVTGGGPSGQADAIKLGIARALLKVNPDFRAQMKPKGLLTRDPREVERKKYGLKKARRAPQFSKR
- a CDS encoding ATP-binding cassette domain-containing protein, giving the protein MAGPLIDLQNVTVRVGGETPLRGVTLRVWPGEALRLEGPNGGGKTTLLRLLAGEVAPVGGERVYGLGGQTRRSAVRARQTLSVVGLDAEAFYLTRDWLQTVRDVLLAGFEGGTLRLWTPTPEAQARLAEVAALTGVSGWLDRDFRTLSHGQRRRAMLARALMPQPEVLLLDEFTDGLSAGAQEGLGQVLREVHGSGVTVVLATHRPQEAPELPWRRLRVEGGTVRETEGTHRTRLSPTPLPRPPGEGDLVRLRDVEVYRNGRRALGPLSWTWRAGEHWLVTGENGSGKSTLARLISGELHPALGGRVERPFLARDRLTERRRTVGLISAEVGVRQRRGWTGREVIGSAWGGTEGFAPNLTTEQTARVEALAGHLGVTDLLGRPANTLSQGQLRRLLLARAVAHRPRLLILDEGLDFLDAEARTRFLALLPDLARAGTHILVVAHRKADAPPGLTHHLELAEGQIRRGKPLPPPTCPPALPDRPPAPPGR